Genomic segment of Dactylococcopsis salina PCC 8305:
AGATAAATGTCGCGCTAACGCTTCATAATTAGACAACGCTTTAGCAGCTGCTTCTTTATCGTTTTGACTCAAATCATGATCAAACTCAGCTTCGCAGATTGGACGACCTTTTAAGGCATTAGTATTAACTACAGCTAAATTGGGAATCCAAGTATCTTCAGGGAAAATAGGAATTTCTTTACGTCTTTGATCTTTATTCAGTATAGAGTCAATCAATTTACGCATTTCTGCATTTACTCTTTTAGATTTTTTATCATACATACTTACAGCAATTCCCAAAATAGGAAGCGGTTCTTCTCTAGCATCATCGATCGCAAAAGCACGATTCATAACATATTCTAAAGCACGAATGGGATAAGGAGCTAATTGCGTAGGAATTAAAATAGCAGATGAAGCCATTAAAGAAATTGTATTCACTTTACCAAAAGATGGAGGAGCATCAATGAAAATAAAATCATATTCATTTTTATATCTTCTCAATTTTTTTGCTAAAACATTATCAACATCAACTGTGCTTAATAACTGAGGTTCCATATCACTTAAACGAATATGAGAAGGAATAATATCTAAATAAACCTGATTCCATCGTTTAGGATACAACACATCCTCAACTTTGGTCTTGGCTTCAAGAAGCAAATTACAAATATCTTTTTTCCTTGATCTTGTACATCTTCTAGGGGATCAATTCCCAAACCAGTGGTTAAGTTAGCTTGCGAATCAA
This window contains:
- a CDS encoding ParA family protein yields the protein MLYPKRWNQVYLDIIPSHIRLSDMEPQLLSTVDVDNVLAKKLRRYKNEYDFIFIDAPPSFGKVNTISLMASSAILIPTQLAPYPIRALEYVMNRAFAIDDAREEPLPILGIAVSMYDKKSKRVNAEMRKLIDSILNKDQRRKEIPIFPEDTWIPNLAVVNTNALKGRPICEAEFDHDLSQNDKEAAAKALSNYEALARHLSENLPVAK